One part of the Arabidopsis thaliana chromosome 1 sequence genome encodes these proteins:
- a CDS encoding Transcription initiation factor IIF, beta subunit (Transcription initiation factor IIF, beta subunit; FUNCTIONS IN: RNA polymerase II transcription factor activity, general RNA polymerase II transcription factor activity, catalytic activity, ATP binding, ATP-dependent helicase activity; INVOLVED IN: transcription initiation from RNA polymerase II promoter, transcription from RNA polymerase II promoter; LOCATED IN: mitochondrion, transcription factor TFIIF complex; EXPRESSED IN: 22 plant structures; EXPRESSED DURING: 13 growth stages; CONTAINS InterPro DOMAIN/s: Winged helix-turn-helix transcription repressor DNA-binding (InterPro:IPR011991), Transcription Factor IIF, Rap30/Rap74, interaction (InterPro:IPR011039), Transcription initiation factor IIF, beta subunit (InterPro:IPR003196), Transcription initiation factor IIF, beta subunit, subgroup (InterPro:IPR016640); BEST Arabidopsis thaliana protein match is: Transcription initiation factor IIF, beta subunit (TAIR:AT3G52270.1); Has 346 Blast hits to 346 proteins in 152 species: Archae - 0; Bacteria - 0; Metazoa - 130; Fungi - 128; Plants - 70; Viruses - 0; Other Eukaryotes - 18 (source: NCBI BLink).) has translation MEDIHNLDIEKSDRSIWLMKCPVVVDKAWHKIAASSSSSFASSDSPPDMAKIVREVDPLRDDSPPEFKMYMVGAEYGNMPKCYALNMFTDFVPMGGFSDVNQGCAAAEGKVDHKFDMKPYGETIEEYARLCRERTSKAMVKNRQIQVIDNDRGVHMRPMPGMLGLVSSNSKEKRKPPPVKQTEVKRTRRDRGELEAIMFKLFEGQPNWTLKQLVQETDQPAQFLKEILNELCVYNKRGSNQGTYELKPEYKKSAEDDTGGQ, from the exons ATGGAAGATATTCATAATCTCGATATAGAGAAAAGTGATAGATCGATTTGGTTGATGAAGTGTCCTGTAGTTGTAGACAAGGCATGGCACAAGATAGCAgcttcgtcgtcttcttcttttgcttcctcGGATTCTCCTCCCGACATGGCAAAGATTGTTCGCGAAGTTGATCCTCTACGGGACGATTCTCCCCCCGAG TTCAAAATGTATATGGTTGGTGCTGAGTATGGGAACATGCCAAAGTGCTACGCTTTGAACATGTTCACAGACTTTGTTCCGATGGGGGGCTTTTCCGATGTTAATCAAG GTTGTGCAGCTGCTGAAGGAAAGGTTGATCACAAATTCGATATGAAGCCATATGGTGAAACCATTGAAGAATATGCTAGGCTTTGTCGTGAGAGAACGAGCAAAGCCATGGTTAAAAATCGACAGATTCAG GTTATTGATAATGACCGCGGAGTTCATATGAGGCCCATGCCTGGAATGCTTGGTTTAGTTTCCTCCAATTCCAAG GAAAAGAGGAAACCTCCCCCAGTCAAGCAAACCGAGGTGAAGAGGACGAGGAGAGATCGTGGTGAGCTTGAAGCTATAATGTTCAAGCTATTTGAAGGCCAGCCTAACTGGACATTGAAGCAGCTTGTACAAGAGACGGACCAGCCAGCTCAGTTCCTGAAAGAAATACTAAACGAGCTGTGCGTGTACAATAAGAGAGGATCGAACCAAGGGACATATGAGCTTAAACCTGAATACAAGAAATCTGCTGAAGATGATACAGGTGGGCAGTGA